A window of Citrus sinensis cultivar Valencia sweet orange chromosome 7, DVS_A1.0, whole genome shotgun sequence contains these coding sequences:
- the LOC102618735 gene encoding boron transporter 4-like, whose translation MENIKSPFRGIANDVRGRVSCYKEDWISGISSGFGILAPTTYIFFASALPVIAFGEQLSRDTDGSLSTVETLASTALCGIIHSIVGGQPLLILGVAEPTVIMYTYLYNFAKDREDLGQKIYLAWAGWVCVWTALILFLLAIFNAGDLINRFTRIAGELFGMLIAVLFIQQAIKGMVTEFKIPKDEDSNLDKYQFQWLYTNGLLGIIFTFGLVYTALKSRKGRFWWYGTGWLRSFVADYGVPLMVVVWTALSFSVPSKVPSGVPRRLFSPLPWEAGSLEHWSVMKDMGKVPLAYIFAAFIPAVMIAGLYFFDHSVASQLAQQKEFNLKKPSAYHYDILLLGFMTLLCGLIGLPPSNGVLPQSPMHTKSLAVLKRQFMKKKMVKSAKESIKQNASNSEIYGKMQAVFIEMESSPVTSEVKELEDLKEVIMKGEKEGEKSKEKFDPEKHIDAYLPVRVNEQRVSNLLQSLLVAASVCAMPAIKLIPTSVLWGYFAYMAIDSLPGNQFWERMLLLFITPGRQYKVLEKDHASFVELVPYKYIVIFTLFQFVYFLVCYGVTWIPVAGILFPVPFFLLISIRQHILPKLFPPHHLQELDAAEYDEISGAPWRSLSLSFRDKEVPHLCEKEEELEMCDAEILDELTTSRGELKVRNVSFSEERPGLVYPEDIVQSEQERYIGSP comes from the exons ATGGAGAACATCAAATCCCCATTCAGAGGAATTGCTAATGATGTTAGGGGAAGAGTTTCATGTTACAAGGAAGATTGGATCAGTGGTATCAGTTCAGGATTTGg GATATTGGCTCCAACAACTTACATCTTCTTTGCTTCTGCTCTTCCTGTTATTGCCTTCGGCGAGCAACTCAGTAGAGATACAG ATGGAAGCTTGAGCACAGTGGAGACTTTAGCTTCCACAGCTCTTTGTGGTATTATACACTCAATAGTTGGAGGGCAACCGCTTTTGATTTTAGGAGTTGCCGAACCAACTGTTATAATGTACACTTATTTGTACAACTTTGCCAAGGATAGAGAAGATTTGGGACAGAAAATCTACCTGGCTTGGGCTGGATG GGTTTGTGTATGGACAGCTCTTATCCTGTTTCTTCTGGCAATATTCAACGCTGGTGATCTTATCAATCGATTTACAAGGATTGCAGGCGAACTTTTCGGCATGTTGATTGCAGTTTTATTCATTCAACAGGCTATCAAG GGGATGGTGACCGAGTTTAAGATTCCCAAGGATGAAGACTCCAACTTGGACAAGTATCAATTTCAATGGCTTTACACAAATGGATTACTAGGAATCATATTCACTTTTGGTCTGGTATATACTGCTTTAAAGAGCAGAAAAGGAAGGTTCTGGTGGTATGGCACAG GGTGGCTCAGGAGCTTCGTTGCAGACTATGGGGTTCCTTTAATGGTTGTTGTATGGACAGCATTGTCGTTCAGTGTACCAAGCAAAGTTCCATCAGGAGTTCCCAGAAGGCTCTTCAGTCCTCTCCCTTGGGAAGCTGGATCTTTAGAACATTGGAGCGTAATGAAA GATATGGGGAAGGTCCCTCTGGCTTACATCTTTGCTGCCTTTATTCCTGCTGTGATGATAGCAGGACTTTACTTTTTCGACCATAGTGTTGCATCACAGTTGGCACAACAGAAGGAATTCAATCTTAAAAAGCCTTCTGCATACCACTATGACATCTTGTTGCTCGGATTCATG ACATTGCTTTGTGGATTGATTGGCCTGCCGCCTTCCAATGGAGTCCTTCCACAATCTCCTATGCACACCAAGAGCCTTGCTGTTCTCAAAAGACAG TTCATGAAAAAGAAGATGGTGAAGAGTGCCAAGGAAAGCATAAAGCAGAATGCTAGCAATTCTGAAATTTACGGAAAAATGCAAGCTGTGTTCATAGAAATGGAAAGCAGTCCTGTT ACTTCAGAAGTTAAGGAACTGGAAGACCTGAAGGAGGTAATTATGAAAGGTGAAAAGGAAGGAGAGAAGAGCAAAGAGAAATTCGATCCTGAGAAGCACATTGATGCTTACTTGCCTGTCCGAGTCAATGAGCAAAGAGTGAGCAATCTGTTGCAGTCGCTCTTAGTGGCAGCATCTGTATGCGCCATGCCTGCCATAAAGCTTATTCCAACATCAGTTCTCTGGGGTTATTTCGCTTACATGGCCATTGACAGTCTCCCTGGTAACCAGTTCTGGGAAAGGATGCTCCTCCTCTTCATTACCCCTGGCCGGCAGTACAA GGTCTTAGAAAAGGATCATGCTTCGTTCGTGGAGCTGGTGCCATACAAATACATTGTCATATTTACTCTCTTCCAATTTGTATACTTCCTAGTTTGTTATGGTGTCACATGGATTCCAGTTGCTGGAATTTTGTTCCCCGTACCATTCTTCCTTCTCATTAGCATCCGACAGCATATCCTTCCCAAGTTGTTCCCTCCACATCATTTGCAGGAGCTGGATGCTGCTGAATATGATGAAATCAGTGGTGCTCCATGGCGTTCTCTTAGCCTTTCTTTCAGG GATAAGGAAGTGCCTCACCTTTGcgaaaaggaagaagaactGGAAATGTGTGATGCTGAGATTTTAGATGAGCTAACTACTAGTCGAGGGGAGTTGAAGGTCAGAAATGTGAGCTTCAGCGAGGAAAGACCCGGTCTG GTTTATCCGGAAGATATTGTGCAATCAGAGCAAGAGAGATACATCGGATCGCcatag